ccaaaaatataatatttcttCATGGAGTGCAGTTatttacagtgtgggctccatgcttactgcgacagcttgaTCATCACAAAGGGGCGTGGCTTAGCAAAAGGTCTATGGCACATCGGCACCATTAAAAGAACGCTTAGTTACCTATTCCCACTTCCCATTTGCGGGGTATTCATGCAGTTCAAGACAACCATAACTGGGTTCCTTTGTTACTGAAGAAAACATGGTGAATCCCCCAGTTACACGGAGCCTGATAAGTTGAGAACCGCGGCATTAAATCTAAACTAGATACTGACTGAACTCTTTCACCTCAGTGAGTCACTTCAGTAACTTTAACAATGCATCTGATTGTTTTATCTCATCAAAGAATTCCAGTTCAAATCTTATCCAATGCTTTGGATTTTTgtgaatataaaaatacaaagccAAATATTGTTTCTCCCAAAACTAACTTGCATAAGTCATAATAATCAGCTGATCTTCAGCAGTGACATCGCAGGTTTTTCTATCCAAGAACAAAATGTTCTCCTGCTGCTCTCATAAGGTTGTTTGAATCCGACAGTGTTTGGAATTCCAGATGTTTTTAGAATGGCTTCATTTCCCTCTCACGTCCACCGCCTCCCTGTTTAATGGAGTAATAGTCTCTACACGGCTTCTTATGtttaattgttacacagctgcagttgttgttatGAAACTAGGAAACTTGGtgcctggtaaaaaaaaatgttttgactttTCCAGAGAAATGTTGGATAtatttggactgtgggagtTTTCCTTTGGCCAGACACACCCCAGTTTAATGCAAAAATTCTCCATTAAAACTTCCAGACATGACCACCAGTGACAAACATCTTACAAATGAAGAATGTTGCCATATGAACAGATCATCAATAAGCAACATTTGTAGCTGTGAAATCCAGTCATAGTGTTTGTGGAGATAGATCTGACACTGGAAAATATCTTCTAAGTATCCAGCTTTGATGTCAGGATATAATTTAAAGGAAAGGTCCGACATTTTTGGGAAATGCACCCAATTGTTTTCTTGCAAAGAGTCTGAGGAAAGCTCGATATAACTCATGTTTGCTCActgaatatgaagctacagccaggagatggttagcttagcttagcataaagactggaaaccaATGGAAACAGCTAGCGTGATTCTGTCAAAAGGTAAAAACTACGAATTGTTGTGTTTAAcacactttcttttttgttcagATTAAGAAAACAAGTCAGGAGATGTTAATACGTAAGATTTGGAGCAGTGTTatttttgacagctattttagatttagtcttagtcatGAGCCAAAATTCTTAgtagtttttgtcacattttagatACTTTTATCCCTCATAGTTTTAGTCGacgaaaattcaaaatgttttagtcaacttttagtcaatATGTcttctatatgtttttttataatTCAGTTcggctaattcatgtatcagaaattagcaTCAAGGtgacagactgtataaaaactCACATACTTCACACACGTACTgatctctatttatgctctcataaactttgacaccacaaagaACTAATCTGAGACcactaggatttgtacccaggttcatttTAAACTCTGACTTATTGATCTGACAAGaacaagcagaaaaataacctaattaaagcctgaattccttcttaatctgcaacataTTTGTCGTAGATGTAAACtcatgtcctctcacagagttggtgaataaaactaaactatCAGCTCAGTCAAAGAAACTcagctgagttcagactgtttacttacagcacaacTACATTCACAGATAACTGAGGGTCCTACCTGCCcatcaaacagcatcaacccaGAAACCTTCTCAAGTCTGCACTGAGTTGAGTCCTGCCAGGATCAGTTGTGAAGTCTGGTGGCTGCTTGCCTCCTTGTCGTTCAGCAGCTAGCTAAACATCCTGGCGCTGACTATTTACTGGACTTTACCAGCCTGTTGCTCACGTGGCATTTGAAGACAATTACAAGCCCGGCTTTCAgtgtccgatagtccaccactgACATTTTCGCCATGTCTCAACAATGACAATGAAACATAGATTGTtggtttttattatcaagatctatttttagctcgtcattgtcttgttttcatcaaggaaaaaaaagcttgttgaCGAAAAATTTTCTGCATTGTTTTTGTCGAAATTAACACTGCTTTGGAGGTGCTAGCAGGAAAATGTTGTAACCTATGGGcagaaccaggctagctgtttccccctatttccagtgtttatgctaagctaaactaatcTGTCGCTTCATATTTCGCATACAGAAAAAAGTTAcctattattttgagattttacaagtCAGAAAGACCGATTGATAAAATCCCATGTCCCATGTCTTAGCGTTTCtacaacttttaaaagactgatttaagacattttaataccaattaaggcctAATTTTTACATTGATGAATTCAGTGCCTTTCAAGACTCAAAAGATCTTAAGCATCTGCTGGTTCACCTGTGATGGCATCCTGAATGACCGTGTTCTCGAGGTTTTCACACACCCATTCCTTGCAGCATTTCCCTGGTAGCCGGATATGTTGTGGGTTGGGACAGTCTGGAGTGGGGAGACGGGCAGTCAGAGGGCAAGCTGGCACACAGCTCACCCCTCCACCTCTGCAGTGGCAGTAAGTGTCACAGGAGGGCTGAAACGACTGGCCCTCGTGGTAAGTGATGCCGTTGACTTCACAGCGCAGATCCTCCTGACCTGTAGGAAACACACAGCACAGGCGCCGTCTTAACTTTCTCCACCACACCTGCACCTTGGATTGATGTGGGAAACTTAATCAGGAAGTGAAAGGATTAGATTAGGTGAATAGTGGGGGGGTTGATGGATGCAGGGGGACACGGCACAGGAAAATAAGAGAGACTGGTGGGGACACATGAGCTGCTGTCCCTGCCAATGGTTCTGTAGTTTTATGGGAAACCAGGCCTCTTTACTGAGAAACTGAGGAGTCTGTTTTTCAATCCTTGAGTGTTGTCTCTGCAATCTATCATGCTGCTCAAAGGGTAGTCATTAGAGGAAATGTGTCAACAGCAGTCCTGGAAATAGAAGTTGAAATGTTTTAGAGTTCTGGCAGAGCACCGCTGCCCAGCAGGCCGTCCCGCTCTGCTGAGCAGACTTTAAACATTAACTGTCTGTTTGTTCCGCTCATGCAGACTAACTGAGGCCCTATCACCTCCTCCCTGACATGAGGCTGGTTGTTTGCCTGTTAGAAGAGGCACTCACCGACACACTCCCCAGCGTCTCCAGGGAAGCTGGCGCTGTAGTCGCACCGCAGTCCTCTCTGGCTGTCGCAGGGAAACATCTCAGTGCAGGGCTCGCCTCGCTGGCGGGCACACACCTGGCAGCAGCGGCAGCCATCCAGCACCAGTGGGACTCCCAAGGGGCACTGGGGGACAGAACTGGGGCAAAGGCAGGGCCTGTCACACAGCTGGCCGAACACCTGCACGGACAACACACATGGGAAGAGGTTAGAGGATGAGAGAGGAAATCACACCATCACCACTGTAATTATCACAGTCATCTGAATCATTATCCTCATGACTTCATTTTCACAAGGACCACAGAAAGTATTAGTGGTATTCTCAGAAACTTCACGCCAGTATCCAACACTGTCAGGCCAAACCACTGTTTTCAATAATATGCATCTGGTGGAGCCAAAACAGAGCCGAGACCTGGACGAGCCCAGTCTCATTTaaccagagaagaagaatgCCTTTATTACTTTATAACACTTTATATAAAGCATGCTTTTCACTCACTGCCCAACAACATAGTGCAGCTGCATTACAAATCTACATAATACACTGTTAGGACATTACACATCATTTCTTTACTTTTAATCAACTTTAAACTTTACAATATCAAGATGATCATAATGTGGAAAAGAAAAGTGTGTCCTTGTCATAAGAGTTATGTCTGCAGGTTAATTTGCTTATCTATAGGGCTAAAATGATCAGTCAATGATTACAGAGAAAACTCTTTTTCACACAGTTAAtaggacaaaacaagcaacttCATGATTTTGAtgagcatttttcactattCTCTGACAATTTACCGAACAGTAAGTTGTTTGTTAATCgtaaaaataatcaacagatatTAAAATATAAGTTAAATAGTTCAAATTGTTGGTTACAGCCCTGCTTGTCTTATCCAGGGTGTGTGCAGATCCTTACAAAAGTCCTGAAATGTCTTAAATCCAATCTATAAATATGATGCCTCAAAAGTCATTCactagtcttaaatttgaatttgtgaggtcttaattatcgcaaacattttatctaataaCATggatccatcttttaatttctaaGTCTAAATTATTTCAGTTCTTTTGTGTGAAAGTTCATATTTCGGATGTTACAATTCTTTAAACCTCCCATTGAACCTAACactgtgttggcaaaatgtaagaTTAACCTTAATCAGCCTAATAAACATATGCTTATATAAACCCTCGCGCTGCACAGGACCACATACTTAGATTTATACTTTGCTACGATGCTTATTTGTCCAAAAAATCACTCGTGTATTTTGTTAAATTATcttaaaaatggtcttaaaaggcATTTCATTGAAGTGtgtgatacctgtagacacacTGGTTATCATATTTGCACATCTAGAGCTGTCTGTGATCTTATTTCTGTCCAGACAGGATGGCTATGATcactctcctcttcttcattaCAAGACAAGAGGATGTTCCCAAACACATACAATGGAATAACTATGATTTCTGAATGAATGATCACACTGACTGCCTTTGGTTTCCTGTGCAGACATTTCCTCAACATTTATCAGTCTTCTAACAATAAGGTGAGCCAAGACAAATCACAcactccctctcacacacaccccacaTAATCATCTCATTGAGAACAGACGACAGTAAGTAAGCAGGATCGGGCCTCACCTGTGTagtcacacacagcagcacagccacagctatcatcacacagtcacacagcagtcGATCCATGGGGGCTTGTGTTGCTGATGGAGCTCAGTCTGTCTCGCTAATCTGTGTGACGCTGTTTGCTAACTGTTCATTCTTGCGCCTGCTGACATTTATAAAGTCTGgactctgatgtcacaggctGACTACCGTGTAAACAGCCACTGGACCAGCATCAGAAATGTTTCacattcctcctcctctgctgcccaTTTCCActtccagacacacacacacacacttccacccCCAAGTCTTtcccctctttcctctcctccctctctttccagTCTTGTGGCGTTCTAAGTTTACACAGCTTAACACGAGCTGAGGGGAGAAAAATACATTAGCCCAGTTGTCTACAAGTCAAACAACCTCCGGGGCTTTTGTGGTGACAATTCCGATTTAAGTCGACAAGATTTTTATCTCGCTGATGTTTTCACAAGCTGCTGCTTCACTGTAGGGTGAGTCAGATTTAGTCGCTGATCTTTTGAGAGGACGGATTTGGAGCAGATATTCCCACAATTTAATTTTCCCTCCAGAAACCTAAAATACCTCTGAAACCCTAATGTGTAACTTCATCCACACTTAAAGAGATTAAAAACCCTCTCTTCCCTCTGGTTTCCATGGTGTAAGGGCAACACGTCTGAGGCTGACGTGAACTTGAATCATGGTGATCTCTTCTATTGTGAGAGAAACTTTCGTCTGGAGAGAATTTAAATAGGAGCCTGAGAGCAAACAGGACTCCTCAGAGGCCACAAGGACACATCTTATTTTAGAGACAACATAGTGGATGTGGAAAACTTGCACTTCAGGTCAAAAGAGCTCAGTGAGTCTCAGTTACTGGAATATATAAGTTCATTACAGCACAAGTTTGGCCAGAGAGGCTCTTGGTACAGCACATGGACAGAGTTATGCCAAAAACTAACAGCAATATTACATTCTCCAGGCCTTATGCAGCGTATCCCACGTCACGCTGAATCATGTTTAATCACACCACCttggaagaggaaaaacaatatTGTGTGTAACCCTTGGTCCAGACTGTTTACTATGAGACTCAGGAACATCTACAAggtcttcatcttcatctcaaGTGTGAAGAACTGAGGCCTTGAAAATACCAAAACATGACAATGCCCAAatcatacatttttacatattAAATCTGTTTTCTACTTCAGTGGCTAAGCTTCTTCATTACTCAGTAGTTACTGCAGAGGCAGCAGTCTTAACAGTGACATGGACTCAGTTCAGGATACCCAGTGAGCAGCTACTTCTTAAAACCACGCAGcatttgtgttgtgtctgtagCTGCCCGAGAATAAGGGCCTTATCTTACAACCTGTGGAAAGTGGCGCACAGGGCACCACAActggatcgatatatcgattAAATAATCAACGATCCAATCTCGTCGATGCAAAGttatatcatcatctttaggaaacacttttattttaaaagtctgtgtcaccatcaaacagggcaagcagccaagagaaagacagTGAGGATAGCATTATTTTatcaggaataaatcagcagcgtGGAGATATTTTGGATCAGAGAAAATACGGGTCAACAGACAGCACATGCCGTATGTGAACAATGCTGTCGATGTAATGGTACCTGCTTGGTCGGGCATCTCATCCTGCTAACTTCTAATGGTGATTTACATCCCTAGTACTTGTGCCCATAGGtgtgtaggtcttaaaatgaggtgtggtcaggcgcATTGTTGGTGTACTGCGATTTTGATGCTGCAGAAAGCAACTGCGccactgaccaacaaaaacctggtctggcacagtattttcctgctat
This genomic stretch from Epinephelus moara isolate mb chromosome 16, YSFRI_EMoa_1.0, whole genome shotgun sequence harbors:
- the ccn5 gene encoding WNT1-inducible-signaling pathway protein 2, giving the protein MDRLLCDCVMIAVAVLLCVTTQVFGQLCDRPCLCPSSVPQCPLGVPLVLDGCRCCQVCARQRGEPCTEMFPCDSQRGLRCDYSASFPGDAGECVGQEDLRCEVNGITYHEGQSFQPSCDTYCHCRGGGVSCVPACPLTARLPTPDCPNPQHIRLPGKCCKEWVCENLENTVIQDAITAMRPGRLWPALPMDHPLNKLVQPASTCVEQSTQWSACSQSCGAGVSTRVSNQNPACKLQMETRLCKVRPCHTVQPAARKPMWGRQGRCKASYTSPGPIRLIHQGCYSTRAYQLRYCGQCTDSRCCTPYQTTTAEVTFHCPSGRLIQRPVMMIHSCVCHNNCPYAPYSNPALWGFRP